In one Brienomyrus brachyistius isolate T26 chromosome 7, BBRACH_0.4, whole genome shotgun sequence genomic region, the following are encoded:
- the sec14l7 gene encoding SEC14-like protein 2 isoform X2, whose product MLRKHVEFRKRMKVDTITTDWQPPEVIEQYLAGGMCGYDREGSPIWYDVIGPLDPKGLLLSASKQDFLRYKIRNTEMLRMECEKQSKLLGKNVESITLIYDCEGLGLKHLWKPAIEAYGEVLTMFEENYPEGLKRLFLIKAPKLFPVAYNLVKHLLCEDTRQKINILGDDWPEVLRGHIDPEQLPMAYGGNLTDPDGDPRCRTKIKYGGVVPKSYYKQDSIKMQYDQSITVSRGSSHQLEYEILFPGSVLRWQFMSDGADIGFGVFMKSKVGERQRASEMAEVLPSQRYNAHLVPEDGFLTCASAGVYVLRFDNTYSVIHAKKVSFSVEVLLPENQSQSSKGKNGPDQEKELATNGK is encoded by the exons ATGCTTCGAAAG CATGTGGAATTCCGGAAACGCATGAAGGTGGACACCATAACTACTGACTGGCAGCCACCGGAG GTGATTGAGCAGTATCTGGCAGGGGGAATGTGCGGCTATGACAGAGAAGGGAGCCCCATCTGGTATGATGTCATCGGCCCACTGGACCCCAAGggcctcctcctctctgccagTAAACAGGATTTTCTGAGATATAAGATACGAAACACAGAGATGCTTCGAATGGAATGTGAGAAGCAATCCAAGTTG CTGGGAAAGAATGTGGAGTCAATTACCTTGATTTATGACTGTGAGGGTCTGGGCCTCAAACACCTGTGGAAACCGGCTATCGAAGCCTATGGAGAG GTGCTCACCATGTTTGAGGAGAATTACCCTGAAGGACTCAAGAGATTGTTCCTCATAAAAG CTCCGAAGCTCTTCCCTGTCGCCTACAACCTGGTGAAGCATTTGCTGTGTGAAGACACCCGTCAGAAGATCAATATCCTGGGGG ATGATTGGCCAGAGGTTTTACGGGGACACATTGACCCCGAGCAGCTGCCGATGGCGTACGGGGGCAATCTCACTGACCCTGATGGGGATCCCAGGTGCAGGACCAAG ATTAAGTATGGAGGAGTTGTACCAAAGTCATACTACAAGCAGGACTCCATCAAAATGCAGTACGACCAGAGCATCACCGTCAGCCGTGGATCCTCCCACCAGCTGGAATATGAGATCCTCTTCCCCGGAAGCGTACTGCG GTGGCAGTTCATGAGTGATGGTGCAGACATTGGCTTCGGGGTCTTCATGAAAAGCAAGGTGGGCGAGAGACAGCGGGCGAGTGAAATGGCAGAGGTGCTGCCTAGTCAGCGTTACAACGCCCACCTGGTGCCTGAGGATGGCTTCCTAACCTGTGCCAGCGCTGGTGTCT ATGTGCTGCGATTCGACAACACCTATAGCGTGATCCACGCCAAGAAGGTCAGCTTCTCAGTGGAGGTCCTGTTGCCTGAGAACCAGTCGCAGTCATCTAAGGGTAAAAACGGGCCTGATCAGGAGAAGGAACTGGCCACAAACGGAAAATAG